From the genome of Mycetocola spongiae, one region includes:
- a CDS encoding M18 family aminopeptidase, protein MQNTDSFFEGFGAFIAASPSSYHAAAEAARLLTEDAGFTALAEDAAWPTAAGRYLVVRDGAIIAWVRPESAGVTTPVRVLGAHTDSPGFKLKPSPTTGSDGWLQAGVEVYGGPLLNSWLDREIELAGRLVLRDGSEHLVRTGPYLRIPQLAIHLDREANSGLTLDRQRHTQPVYGVGDLAQADVLGHLAGLAGVAAEDVAGYDILTADTQEPRRFGRDRELFAAGRMDNLSSVYAALRALIDLPQDPTEIVMLAAFDHEELGSETRSGASGPFLADVINRIYDGLGSNAEDVARALARSWCLSADAGHSVHPNYGERHDSKNRPLAGSGPLLKINANQRYATDAHGAALFSAACRAAGVDYQDFVSNNTVPCGSTIGPLTATRLGIRTVDVGIPLLSMHSARELCHVNDPIALSSAIGAFYAGA, encoded by the coding sequence ATGCAGAATACCGATAGTTTCTTCGAAGGCTTCGGCGCGTTTATCGCCGCCTCCCCCTCCTCGTATCACGCGGCGGCCGAGGCCGCGCGCCTGCTCACCGAGGACGCGGGCTTCACCGCGCTCGCCGAGGATGCCGCCTGGCCCACCGCCGCCGGCCGCTATCTGGTGGTGCGCGATGGCGCGATCATCGCCTGGGTGCGCCCGGAATCCGCGGGCGTAACAACCCCGGTGCGGGTGCTCGGCGCGCATACCGACTCCCCCGGTTTTAAGCTCAAGCCCTCCCCCACCACGGGCTCGGACGGATGGCTTCAGGCCGGCGTGGAGGTTTATGGTGGGCCGCTGCTGAACTCCTGGCTGGACCGCGAGATTGAGCTCGCCGGCCGCCTCGTGCTGCGCGATGGTAGCGAGCATCTTGTGCGCACGGGCCCGTATCTGCGCATCCCCCAGCTGGCGATTCACCTCGACCGCGAGGCCAACTCGGGGCTGACGCTTGACCGCCAGCGCCATACTCAGCCCGTTTATGGCGTGGGCGACCTCGCGCAGGCCGATGTGCTGGGACACCTCGCGGGCCTCGCGGGTGTGGCCGCGGAGGACGTGGCCGGCTATGACATCCTGACCGCCGATACCCAGGAGCCGCGCCGCTTTGGCCGGGACCGGGAGCTCTTTGCCGCGGGACGAATGGATAACCTCTCCTCGGTCTATGCCGCGCTGCGCGCGCTGATCGACCTGCCGCAGGACCCCACCGAGATCGTGATGCTGGCCGCGTTTGATCACGAGGAGCTGGGCTCGGAGACCCGCTCGGGTGCCTCGGGTCCGTTCCTGGCCGATGTGATTAACCGCATCTATGACGGCCTGGGCTCCAACGCGGAGGATGTGGCCCGCGCGCTGGCCCGCTCCTGGTGCCTCTCGGCCGATGCCGGGCACTCGGTGCACCCCAATTATGGGGAGCGCCACGATTCCAAAAACCGGCCGCTGGCCGGCTCGGGCCCGCTGCTGAAGATCAACGCCAATCAGCGCTATGCCACCGATGCCCACGGTGCCGCGCTGTTCTCCGCCGCATGCCGCGCCGCGGGCGTGGACTATCAGGACTTTGTGTCCAATAACACCGTGCCCTGTGGCTCCACGATTGGCCCGCTCACCGCCACCCGGCTGGGTATCCGCACGGTGGATGTGGGCATCCCGCTGCTGTCGATGCACTCGGCGCGCGAGCTTTGCCACGTGAACGATCCGATTGCGCTGTCTTCGGCCATCGGTGCCTTTTATGCGGGGGCCTAG
- a CDS encoding GNAT family N-acetyltransferase, producing MNYVFDSDPDRLDLSAIWEFLSTQAPWHRWRSRADVEKQIRGAWRVVGVYAEDGSQVGFARALSDGVNDAYLADVYVLPEHRGNGLGERLVATMIDEGPGADFRWTLFTSSAHGLYEKFGFAEPTRTSMVRPGRR from the coding sequence GTGAACTATGTGTTTGATTCCGATCCCGATCGCCTCGACCTCTCGGCCATCTGGGAATTCCTCTCCACCCAGGCCCCCTGGCACCGCTGGCGCTCGCGCGCGGATGTGGAAAAACAGATCCGCGGCGCATGGCGCGTGGTGGGCGTATACGCCGAGGACGGGAGCCAGGTGGGCTTTGCCCGCGCGCTCTCGGACGGCGTGAACGACGCCTATCTGGCCGATGTATATGTGCTGCCCGAACACCGCGGCAACGGGCTGGGCGAGCGCCTGGTGGCCACGATGATCGATGAGGGCCCCGGCGCGGATTTCCGCTGGACCCTCTTCACCTCCAGCGCGCACGGACTCTACGAGAAATTTGGTTTTGCCGAGCCCACGCGCACGTCGATGGTGCGCCCCGGCCGCCGCTAA
- a CDS encoding ArsR/SmtB family transcription factor, protein MDNVEDLSERVRALGAELASLSARIGALETVPPPATREAADPDPFWILEGLKARHAAPGVVAYAGAVSTPAGPVEWQMGVPVESLLEAEWSAAAPVLSALAHPLRLSLLHAILGGVTHVGDLAEDARLGTTGQLYHHLNQLVAGGWLLAAGRGQFGIPPERVVPLLAILAAVRRGA, encoded by the coding sequence ATGGATAACGTTGAGGATCTTTCGGAACGGGTGCGGGCGCTCGGCGCGGAACTAGCGTCGCTGAGTGCCCGAATCGGCGCGCTCGAAACCGTTCCGCCCCCCGCCACCCGGGAGGCCGCGGACCCCGATCCCTTCTGGATATTGGAGGGGTTGAAGGCGCGCCATGCCGCGCCCGGGGTGGTGGCCTATGCGGGTGCCGTGAGCACCCCCGCGGGGCCCGTGGAGTGGCAGATGGGGGTGCCCGTGGAGAGCCTGCTGGAGGCCGAGTGGTCGGCGGCCGCCCCCGTGCTGAGCGCACTCGCTCACCCGCTGCGCCTCTCGCTCCTGCATGCAATTCTGGGTGGGGTGACGCACGTGGGTGACCTCGCCGAGGATGCGCGGCTGGGCACGACCGGACAGCTTTATCACCACCTCAACCAGCTCGTGGCCGGGGGCTGGCTCCTGGCCGCCGGTCGCGGCCAATTTGGCATTCCTCCCGAGCGCGTGGTGCCGCTCTTGGCGATCCTCGCGGCCGTGCGGAGGGGAGCATGA
- a CDS encoding serine hydrolase domain-containing protein, producing the protein MRSRAILAALAGALVILLGICTLPSPPRLAAEATGDAALIQRTRDLLAARGGVDNTVSVTVIEGEATRSAEFGADRETAFEIGSITKTLTAALLAEAIRRGEVRADTRLGELLDLGDSPASRITLESLAMHTSGLPRLPATPGVILSAILSQYRASDPYHWEVPELIEQARAAKLSDAGTVSYSNFGVALLGQGLAAAADTDYRSLLTARVLEPLGMTANALPLTPARLPAHAPTGVTAAGRAAAPWTMHAYAPAGGLRATATEMTGFTRALLDGTAPGIEALEPRAEAGEGGHIGLGWFITPENITWHNGGTGGYSSFIALDRSAGRAVIILSSAANPVDDVGIALLGEAP; encoded by the coding sequence ATGAGGTCCCGCGCGATTCTCGCCGCGCTGGCCGGGGCCCTGGTGATCCTGCTGGGAATCTGCACGCTTCCCTCTCCCCCGCGACTCGCCGCGGAGGCCACGGGTGATGCCGCCCTGATCCAACGCACCCGCGACCTCCTGGCCGCGCGCGGCGGCGTGGATAACACCGTCTCCGTGACGGTGATCGAGGGGGAGGCCACCCGCAGTGCCGAATTTGGAGCCGACCGCGAGACCGCGTTTGAGATCGGATCGATCACCAAAACCCTTACGGCCGCCCTGCTGGCCGAGGCGATCCGGCGAGGAGAGGTGCGCGCGGATACCCGGCTTGGTGAGCTGCTTGACCTGGGGGATTCCCCCGCGTCCCGGATCACGCTCGAAAGCCTCGCGATGCATACGTCCGGCCTGCCGCGTCTGCCCGCGACCCCGGGCGTGATCCTGTCGGCGATCCTGTCGCAGTATCGCGCGTCCGATCCCTATCACTGGGAGGTGCCCGAGCTGATCGAGCAGGCCCGCGCCGCCAAGCTGAGCGACGCGGGTACCGTGAGCTATTCCAATTTTGGGGTGGCCCTGCTGGGGCAGGGGCTCGCGGCCGCCGCGGATACCGACTACCGTTCCCTGCTGACCGCGCGCGTATTGGAACCCCTGGGCATGACCGCAAACGCGCTCCCCCTCACCCCGGCCCGTCTCCCCGCACACGCGCCCACCGGGGTCACCGCGGCGGGACGCGCCGCGGCCCCGTGGACGATGCACGCCTATGCGCCGGCCGGAGGCCTCCGGGCCACGGCCACGGAGATGACCGGGTTTACCCGGGCGCTTCTGGACGGCACGGCCCCCGGAATCGAGGCGCTTGAACCGCGCGCGGAGGCCGGCGAGGGTGGGCACATCGGTCTCGGCTGGTTTATCACCCCCGAGAACATCACCTGGCATAACGGAGGTACAGGTGGCTATTCCAGTTTTATCGCCCTGGATCGCTCCGCCGGTCGCGCGGTGATCATCCTGTCCTCCGCAGCCAATCCGGTGGATGACGTCGGGATCGCCCTGTTGGGGGAGGCCCCCTAG
- a CDS encoding DUF5997 family protein translates to MKPATAAKKLGIYLPATPEQFQAEPITREAFLALQQTPPEWLVELRLNGPHPRDEVARKLGVSISGLARAQMADEALTTAQIKELLTDPPQWLVVERATQAEVRATNARTNERNEGRRILREEQGLE, encoded by the coding sequence ATGAAACCCGCGACTGCGGCCAAGAAACTGGGTATTTACCTGCCGGCAACCCCGGAACAGTTCCAGGCCGAGCCGATCACCCGCGAGGCCTTCCTCGCCCTTCAGCAGACCCCTCCGGAGTGGCTCGTTGAGCTGCGCCTGAACGGCCCGCACCCCCGCGATGAGGTCGCGCGTAAGCTCGGCGTCTCGATCTCCGGTCTCGCCCGCGCCCAGATGGCCGATGAGGCCCTGACCACCGCGCAGATCAAGGAACTCCTGACCGACCCGCCGCAGTGGCTGGTGGTTGAGCGCGCCACCCAGGCCGAGGTGCGCGCCACCAACGCCCGCACCAATGAGCGCAATGAGGGTCGTCGCATCCTGCGCGAGGAGCAGGGACTCGAGTAG
- a CDS encoding LysR family substrate-binding domain-containing protein, with protein MASDSTQNASERPEEDTPAELPAQFRIAYIPGVSLGKWGTAWKERNPKIRTSFEMTSAETQVSVLREDLADVSFVRMPIDRGDDLHAIPLYSEVPMAVLPKDHELATKEELALGELAHLHLIQDPAEVPDWERVGEEMTAGTRPDLPAPERVEDAVELVAAGIGFVIIPQSLARLHARKDVVHRPVIDVDRTRIAIAWRIEGDSEELAARVEDFIGVVRGRTANSSRGAAPAEPEKKPAKKRVQQPAPKKKTGSYQRITRKPSAKKRGRR; from the coding sequence GTGGCATCGGACAGCACCCAGAACGCATCGGAGCGGCCCGAGGAAGACACGCCCGCCGAGCTTCCCGCGCAGTTCCGCATCGCCTATATCCCCGGTGTTTCCCTCGGAAAATGGGGCACCGCGTGGAAGGAACGCAATCCGAAGATCCGCACAAGCTTCGAGATGACCAGCGCCGAGACACAGGTCTCGGTGCTGCGCGAGGACCTCGCGGATGTCAGCTTTGTGCGCATGCCGATCGACCGCGGTGATGACCTGCACGCGATCCCCCTCTATAGCGAGGTGCCGATGGCGGTGCTCCCCAAGGACCACGAGCTCGCCACAAAAGAGGAGCTGGCGCTGGGGGAACTCGCCCACCTGCACCTCATCCAGGACCCCGCCGAGGTGCCCGATTGGGAGCGCGTGGGCGAGGAGATGACCGCGGGTACCCGCCCGGATCTGCCCGCCCCCGAGCGCGTGGAGGACGCCGTGGAACTCGTGGCCGCGGGTATCGGCTTTGTGATCATCCCGCAGTCGCTCGCGCGCCTGCACGCCCGCAAGGACGTGGTGCATCGCCCGGTGATCGACGTGGATCGCACCCGCATCGCAATCGCCTGGCGCATCGAGGGTGATAGCGAGGAGCTGGCCGCGCGGGTGGAGGACTTTATCGGCGTGGTGCGCGGACGCACGGCCAATAGCTCGCGCGGGGCCGCCCCGGCCGAGCCCGAGAAGAAGCCCGCGAAGAAGCGCGTGCAGCAGCCCGCCCCGAAAAAAAAGACCGGCAGCTATCAGCGCATCACGCGCAAGCCCTCGGCCAAAAAGCGCGGGCGGCGCTAA
- a CDS encoding CCA tRNA nucleotidyltransferase, whose product MVRMAEALVRLEELAASPIVSTLSSAFRDAGYELALVGGPVRDAMLGRTVNDLDFTTNARPDDILRIVTPISDAQWDIGREFGTIGARVRGEIVEITTYRADTYDGLTRKPVVAFGESLAGDLNRRDFTVNAMALRLPEVALEDPTGGVEDLLTHTLRTPIDPAVSFGDDPLRMMRAARFSSQLGFLVDEDTRAALADRVETIDHISAERVQAELSKLLGSDDPRPGIELLVDSGLADRVLPELPALRLEADEHHHHKDVYEHSLTVLEQAISYERERHPGAEPDLVLRWAALLHDIGKPATRKMGPGNTVTFYHHDLVGSKLAKKRLRELRYDGDTIKAVARLVELHMRFFGYSEAAWADSAVRRYVRDAGDQLERLHMLTRADVTTRNKRKADRLAFAYDDLEERIRVLAEQEEMNAVRPDLDGNQIQEILGIAPGREIGEAYRWLLELRLDEGPLGAEEAARRLREWWASRPA is encoded by the coding sequence ATGGTGAGAATGGCTGAAGCCCTCGTGCGGCTCGAAGAACTCGCCGCCTCCCCGATCGTCTCGACCCTGTCGAGCGCGTTCCGGGATGCGGGGTATGAGCTGGCGCTTGTGGGCGGTCCCGTGCGGGATGCGATGCTGGGCCGCACCGTAAACGACCTGGATTTCACCACCAATGCCCGGCCCGATGACATCCTGCGCATCGTCACCCCGATCTCCGATGCCCAGTGGGATATCGGCCGCGAGTTTGGCACGATCGGCGCGCGCGTGCGCGGCGAGATCGTGGAGATCACCACGTATCGCGCCGATACCTATGACGGCCTGACCCGCAAGCCCGTGGTGGCCTTCGGCGAGAGCCTCGCGGGCGACCTGAACCGCCGCGATTTTACGGTAAACGCGATGGCCCTGCGCCTGCCCGAGGTGGCCCTCGAGGACCCCACGGGCGGCGTGGAAGACCTGCTGACGCATACCCTGCGCACCCCGATCGATCCGGCCGTGAGCTTCGGCGATGACCCGCTGCGGATGATGCGCGCCGCGCGCTTCTCCAGCCAGCTGGGTTTTCTCGTGGACGAGGATACCCGCGCGGCGCTTGCCGACCGCGTGGAGACCATCGATCATATCTCCGCCGAGCGCGTGCAGGCCGAGCTGAGCAAACTGCTGGGCTCGGATGATCCGCGCCCCGGAATCGAGCTGCTGGTGGACTCGGGCCTCGCCGATCGGGTCCTGCCCGAGCTGCCCGCGCTGCGCCTCGAGGCCGATGAGCACCACCACCATAAGGACGTATACGAGCACTCGCTCACCGTGCTGGAGCAGGCTATCAGCTATGAGCGCGAGCGGCACCCGGGGGCCGAGCCCGATCTGGTGCTGCGCTGGGCCGCGCTGCTGCACGATATCGGCAAGCCCGCCACCCGAAAAATGGGCCCGGGCAATACCGTGACGTTCTACCACCACGATCTGGTGGGTTCCAAGCTGGCCAAGAAGCGCCTGCGCGAGCTGCGCTATGACGGCGATACCATCAAGGCCGTCGCGCGCCTCGTGGAACTGCATATGCGCTTTTTTGGGTATTCCGAGGCGGCCTGGGCCGATTCCGCGGTGCGCCGCTATGTGCGCGATGCGGGCGATCAGCTGGAGCGCCTGCACATGCTCACGCGCGCCGATGTCACCACCCGTAATAAGCGCAAGGCCGATCGTCTGGCGTTTGCCTATGACGATCTGGAGGAGCGCATTCGGGTGCTCGCGGAGCAGGAGGAGATGAACGCGGTGCGCCCGGATCTGGACGGCAACCAGATCCAGGAGATCCTCGGAATCGCCCCCGGCCGGGAGATCGGCGAGGCCTATCGCTGGCTGCTGGAGCTGCGCCTCGACGAGGGGCCATTGGGCGCCGAGGAGGCCGCCCGTCGCCTCCGCGAGTGGTGGGCCTCGCGCCCGGCCTAA
- a CDS encoding ABC transporter substrate-binding protein, whose product MTRKLLSLAAILGASALTLAGCAGSPESSGASDTSGTTLTLRMWDETVAKSYEKSISAFEAENPEINVDINIVPWTDYWTKLRQDVATKKADDLFMVNASSYSAYVDSGNLLDIGTTLGVNAKNAWEPSVVDQYTRNDKLWAVPQLYDAGIAVYYNADLLAAAEVNPEELNDLTWSPDVEKDTYLPLAKKLTRDAAGVPVDVEGFDGTPVQYGTSLSNDGQAIILPFTGSNGGTFQDGDDFNFANAQTTESVKYLVDAINTSKVAPPAAETNASGDYARDAFLEGRLATFQSGVYNLKNVSEGAAFKWGVAMLPAGPEGRVSVTNGVALAGNANADKDSQPAIKKLLAWFGSTEGATFIGAEGSHIPAVTEAQKSFFDYWKKENVDVDPFFDVIKDNKTIPAFTGPKFESGAAAYKPIFDQIFAGQIEVRDGLKKAQDAGNAALAG is encoded by the coding sequence ATGACCCGCAAGCTGCTCTCCCTCGCCGCGATCCTCGGCGCCTCCGCGCTGACGCTCGCCGGCTGCGCCGGAAGCCCCGAGTCCTCGGGAGCCTCCGATACCTCCGGCACCACCCTGACCCTCCGGATGTGGGACGAAACCGTCGCCAAATCCTATGAGAAGTCGATCTCCGCGTTTGAGGCCGAGAACCCCGAGATTAACGTGGACATTAATATCGTCCCGTGGACCGACTACTGGACCAAGCTGCGCCAGGACGTGGCCACCAAAAAGGCCGATGACCTCTTCATGGTGAATGCCTCAAGCTATTCGGCCTATGTGGACAGCGGAAACCTGCTGGATATCGGCACCACCCTGGGTGTAAATGCCAAAAACGCGTGGGAGCCGAGCGTGGTGGATCAGTACACCCGCAACGATAAGCTCTGGGCCGTTCCGCAGCTCTATGACGCCGGAATCGCCGTGTACTATAACGCCGATCTGCTGGCCGCCGCCGAGGTAAACCCCGAGGAACTGAACGACCTCACGTGGTCCCCCGATGTGGAAAAGGACACCTATCTGCCGCTGGCCAAGAAGCTCACGCGTGATGCCGCGGGTGTGCCCGTGGACGTCGAGGGTTTTGACGGCACCCCCGTGCAGTACGGAACCAGCCTGTCCAATGACGGCCAGGCCATCATCCTTCCGTTCACCGGCTCCAATGGCGGCACGTTCCAGGACGGCGATGACTTTAACTTCGCCAATGCCCAGACCACCGAGTCGGTGAAATACCTCGTGGACGCGATTAATACCTCGAAGGTGGCTCCCCCGGCCGCCGAGACCAATGCGAGCGGCGATTATGCGCGCGATGCGTTCCTCGAGGGTCGCCTGGCCACGTTCCAGTCGGGGGTGTATAACCTCAAGAATGTTTCCGAGGGTGCCGCGTTTAAGTGGGGCGTGGCGATGCTCCCCGCCGGCCCCGAGGGCCGCGTTTCGGTCACCAACGGTGTGGCGCTGGCCGGAAATGCCAATGCCGATAAGGACTCCCAGCCCGCGATTAAGAAGCTGCTGGCCTGGTTTGGTTCCACCGAGGGTGCCACCTTCATCGGCGCCGAGGGCTCGCATATCCCCGCGGTGACCGAGGCCCAGAAGTCCTTCTTCGACTACTGGAAGAAGGAGAACGTGGACGTGGATCCCTTCTTCGACGTGATCAAGGACAATAAAACCATCCCGGCGTTCACGGGCCCGAAGTTTGAATCCGGCGCCGCGGCCTATAAGCCCATCTTTGATCAGATCTTCGCGGGTCAGATCGAGGTGCGTGACGGGCTGAAGAAGGCGCAGGACGCGGGCAACGCCGCCCTCGCCGGCTAA
- the rpsF gene encoding 30S ribosomal protein S6, which yields MVILDPEIDERTVAPSLDKFLNVIRNDGGTIEKIDIWGRRRLAYEINKKAEGIYAVVDFTATAEATTELDRQLKLSEAVMRTKVLRAEEAIAQVAAEAERASAKAARAAKAPAKAAPAEAKAE from the coding sequence ATGGTTATTCTCGACCCGGAGATTGACGAGCGCACGGTTGCACCGAGCCTCGACAAGTTCCTGAATGTCATCCGCAACGATGGTGGAACCATCGAGAAGATTGACATCTGGGGCCGCCGTCGCCTGGCTTACGAGATCAACAAGAAGGCCGAGGGCATTTACGCCGTCGTAGACTTCACCGCTACCGCCGAGGCCACCACCGAGCTGGATCGTCAGCTCAAGCTGTCCGAGGCCGTCATGCGCACCAAGGTACTCCGTGCCGAGGAAGCGATTGCTCAGGTTGCCGCCGAAGCCGAGCGTGCAAGCGCCAAGGCTGCCCGCGCCGCCAAGGCCCCCGCGAAGGCCGCTCCGGCCGAGGCAAAGGCAGAGTAG
- a CDS encoding single-stranded DNA-binding protein, with protein sequence MAGETIITVVGNLTADPELRYTQGGLAVANFTIASTPRNFDRQTNEWKDGEALFMRASVWREFAEHVAGSLTKGSRVVATGRLKQRSYETKEGEKRTSIELEVDEIGPSLRYATAQVSRAQSSGGGGGRPQQQQSAVQDEPWASAAPSNNAPSNNSSADAWNTPGSYGDDTPF encoded by the coding sequence ATGGCTGGCGAAACGATCATCACGGTAGTGGGAAACCTCACCGCGGACCCGGAACTGCGTTATACGCAGGGCGGGCTGGCTGTTGCCAACTTCACGATCGCATCGACGCCGCGCAATTTCGACCGTCAGACGAACGAGTGGAAGGACGGCGAAGCGCTGTTCATGCGCGCGTCCGTCTGGCGCGAGTTCGCCGAGCACGTCGCCGGTTCGCTGACCAAGGGAAGCCGCGTCGTTGCGACCGGTCGCCTGAAGCAGCGTTCCTATGAGACGAAGGAAGGCGAAAAGCGCACGTCGATCGAGCTGGAGGTCGACGAGATCGGTCCGTCGCTGCGATACGCCACCGCTCAGGTAAGCCGTGCCCAGTCCTCGGGTGGTGGTGGGGGTCGCCCCCAGCAGCAGCAGAGTGCCGTGCAGGACGAGCCGTGGGCTAGCGCCGCGCCGTCGAATAATGCGCCTTCGAATAACTCGTCCGCGGACGCCTGGAACACTCCGGGCTCCTACGGGGACGACACTCCCTTCTAA
- the rpsR gene encoding 30S ribosomal protein S18 translates to MAGKSGGPGRKPARGKGAKVVAPAKAIRVGVIDYKDVPTLRKFISERGKIRARRITGVSVQEQRLIARAVKNAREMALLPYAGSGR, encoded by the coding sequence ATGGCTGGAAAGTCTGGCGGCCCTGGCCGCAAGCCTGCCCGCGGTAAGGGCGCAAAGGTCGTCGCTCCCGCGAAGGCTATCCGCGTCGGCGTCATTGACTATAAGGACGTCCCTACCCTGCGCAAGTTCATCTCCGAGCGTGGAAAGATCCGCGCCCGCCGCATCACCGGTGTTTCCGTCCAGGAGCAGCGTCTCATCGCCCGTGCCGTTAAGAACGCACGCGAGATGGCGCTTCTCCCCTACGCCGGTTCCGGCCGCTAA
- the rplI gene encoding 50S ribosomal protein L9 — protein MSKVILTHEVTGLGTPGDVIEVKNGYARNYLVPKGFAVVWSRGGEKQVEQIKAARAARALATVEEAQALKADLEKSKVKLSVKAGREGRLFGSVKTADIAAAVSAAGAGEIDKRKVEIPNAIKSVGDHKVLVRLHDEISATITLQVVAAK, from the coding sequence ATGTCTAAGGTTATTCTGACCCACGAGGTGACCGGTCTCGGTACCCCCGGCGACGTCATCGAGGTAAAGAACGGCTACGCCCGTAACTACCTCGTACCCAAGGGCTTTGCTGTGGTCTGGTCTCGCGGTGGCGAGAAGCAGGTCGAGCAGATCAAGGCCGCCCGTGCCGCTCGTGCACTGGCGACCGTTGAGGAAGCTCAGGCCCTGAAGGCCGACCTGGAGAAGTCCAAGGTTAAGCTCTCGGTTAAGGCCGGTCGCGAAGGACGCCTCTTCGGCTCCGTCAAGACCGCCGACATCGCCGCCGCAGTTTCGGCTGCCGGCGCCGGTGAGATCGATAAGCGCAAGGTTGAGATCCCCAACGCGATTAAGTCCGTTGGTGACCACAAGGTTCTCGTGCGTCTGCACGACGAGATCAGCGCCACGATCACCCTTCAGGTGGTTGCAGCGAAGTAA
- a CDS encoding siderophore-interacting protein: protein MTKTNLAATRIKPEAAELMTLHVLRRTRLSPHFMRVTLGRGDIGRFEYMGFDQWFRLFIPVAEDSGLARLPKRLNMLAYARYLTLAKATRPVLRNYSVRAYRESGPEGPELDVDFVLHGDAAAGTAGPAASWALACEPGDVVALLDEGIGFNPLPGRTAVRLVGDETALPAIAGILASLPAQATGHALIEVPEEADQQRLAHPRGVRVHWLPRADLGDRPGALALAAARDLPSAVEPFYGWVAGEQSLAVELRRSWVAAGVARSDLMFCGYWRAPRGER from the coding sequence ATGACCAAAACCAATCTGGCCGCCACCCGCATTAAGCCCGAGGCCGCCGAACTGATGACCCTGCACGTGCTGCGGCGCACGCGGCTGTCCCCCCATTTCATGCGGGTCACGCTCGGCCGCGGCGATATTGGCCGCTTCGAATATATGGGGTTTGATCAGTGGTTCCGGCTTTTTATCCCGGTGGCCGAGGATTCCGGCCTCGCGCGGCTGCCGAAGCGGCTTAACATGCTGGCCTATGCGCGCTATCTCACCCTCGCGAAGGCCACCCGGCCCGTGCTGCGCAATTATTCGGTGCGCGCGTATCGGGAGTCCGGTCCGGAGGGCCCCGAGCTCGACGTGGATTTTGTCCTGCACGGCGATGCCGCCGCGGGCACAGCGGGGCCCGCGGCCTCATGGGCCCTGGCCTGCGAGCCGGGGGACGTGGTGGCCCTCCTGGACGAGGGGATCGGGTTTAATCCACTCCCCGGGCGCACGGCGGTGCGGCTCGTGGGGGACGAGACGGCCCTGCCCGCGATCGCCGGAATCCTGGCGTCGCTGCCCGCACAAGCCACGGGCCACGCGCTGATCGAGGTGCCTGAGGAGGCCGATCAGCAGCGCCTCGCCCACCCCCGCGGGGTGCGTGTGCACTGGCTCCCGCGCGCGGATCTGGGCGATCGCCCCGGCGCGCTGGCCCTCGCGGCCGCCCGCGACCTCCCGAGCGCCGTGGAGCCCTTCTATGGCTGGGTGGCGGGCGAACAGTCGCTCGCGGTGGAACTGCGCCGATCCTGGGTGGCCGCCGGGGTGGCGCGTTCGGATCTGATGTTCTGTGGTTATTGGCGCGCGCCTCGCGGGGAGCGGTAG